TTCATCACGGGCAAGGGCTATGGCGTAACCGAGATCGTCGCGGTCGACGCCCTGGGACGCACGGTCTTCCAGAGCCAGGTGGTGGTCAGCGCTGGCGACACGGGCAATGTACGCGTCTGGCGGGGTGCCCAGGCGACGGAAATGGCGTGTGGGGCCTCCTGCTCGCCGACGGTCCGGTCAGCTGCCGACGCGCCAGCCGCACCCTGACCTGCTGATGTCGGCTGCCGCCAGACTGCTGCATCGCCTGTCACGCCCCCGGCCCGATCGACGCCGCGAGGGTTCGTCGGCGGTCGAGTTCGCCATGCTGGCCCTGCCCTTCTTCTTCATGATGATGTGCATCATCGAGATCGCCTTCGTCTTCGTGCTCGATTCCGTGCTGGAGAACGCCACGATCGAATCCGGTCGCCTGCTGCGCACGGGGCAGGCCGACACCAGCGACTTCAGCGACACCCGGTTTCGCGACGAACTGTGCAGCCGGATGAGCATCTTCGAGGCCGACTGCGACGACCGGATCACCATCGACGTGCGGGTCATCCCCCAGTTTTCCAGCCCGAACCTGCCGGACCCGATGAGCGGCGGCACCTTTTCGACCGGAGGCCTGGGCTATGACAACGGCAACCCAGGCAGTCTGATGCTGGTGCGCGCCTGGTACCGACACCGGCTGTTCACCCCCTTCCTGGAACAGGGGCTGTCGCGCCTGGGCGACGGCTATGCCTATCTCAGCGCGACCACCGCCTTCAAGAACGAGCCCTATTGATGGTGCGCCCGATCTCTCTTCGTCGCTGGGGCCTGTTCGGACGGGTGGCGGGCGACCGGCGCGGCGTGTCGGCGGTCGAGTTCGCCATGCTGGCCCCGGTCATGATCGCCTTCTATTTCGGCCTGGCCGAGTTCTGCCAGGGCTATATGGCGCAGAAGCGGATGGGCCATTCCGCCGCCATGGTCGCCGATCTGGTGGCTCAATCATCGGCGGTGACCGGGCGTCAGGTCGATGACATGTTCAACATCGGCGGCCTGATCATGAAGCCGTTCTCGGACGGGCCGCTGAAGCAGCGCGTCAGCAGTGTCATGCGTGACAACAGCGATCAGATCCGCGTGGTCTGGAGCCAGGGGGACGGCTGGACCGCCCGCGCGGTCGGCAGCACCCTGACCCTGCCCGCCGGACTGATCGAACGGGGCGAGACCATCATCGTGGCCGAGGCCACCTATGACTACGACTCGCCGGTCGACTATCTGATGCCCGGCATCACCCGGTTCAGCCACATCTACTATCTGCGCCCCAGGATCGTCGAAAGCATTCCCTACACGCCTTGATCCCTAGGCCGCGGTCGTCGGCCCTTCGGGACCTCCCGACCCGACGCGGCCGGATGCCTGTCCGACTAGGCCTCAAGTAGCGCGAAGCGCGGTAGGCCGCCTCAGGAGTGCCTCAAGTAGCGCGAAGCGCGGTAGGCCTACTTATCTGAACGGCGGTTCGTCGAAGGCGCGCAGTTTGCGCGAGTGCAGCCGCACGCCCTCCTCACGCAGCA
The genomic region above belongs to Brevundimonas vitisensis and contains:
- a CDS encoding TadE/TadG family type IV pilus assembly protein, which encodes MSAAARLLHRLSRPRPDRRREGSSAVEFAMLALPFFFMMMCIIEIAFVFVLDSVLENATIESGRLLRTGQADTSDFSDTRFRDELCSRMSIFEADCDDRITIDVRVIPQFSSPNLPDPMSGGTFSTGGLGYDNGNPGSLMLVRAWYRHRLFTPFLEQGLSRLGDGYAYLSATTAFKNEPY
- a CDS encoding TadE/TadG family type IV pilus assembly protein, whose translation is MVRPISLRRWGLFGRVAGDRRGVSAVEFAMLAPVMIAFYFGLAEFCQGYMAQKRMGHSAAMVADLVAQSSAVTGRQVDDMFNIGGLIMKPFSDGPLKQRVSSVMRDNSDQIRVVWSQGDGWTARAVGSTLTLPAGLIERGETIIVAEATYDYDSPVDYLMPGITRFSHIYYLRPRIVESIPYTP